The Caldivirga sp. genome contains the following window.
GCTGCCTAATTCAGGAACCTCATGGTACTCTAATGCACCCCCATCTTCAGGATTCTTTGGGTACCACCATGAGTCAACCTGGTAATACTTAACACCTATACCGTTCTCACCCATATACCTCTTAATCTCAAGCATGGTTTGAGCATAATTCATGCCGGGTAACGTCCTATACCAGTACATACCACCTGTATCAGTCCAGTATTGGAGGGAATTCAAGTAATCAATATTAGCCTCTATGGAGGGTTTAGACCTACCGTAGAGAGCCCTAATCCAACGACCCCACCTGAATAAGGCCTCGTTGGGTGAATTACCGTAGACGATTATTGACGATAATACATACCCCTCAGGAACCCTACCAATAGTCCCACTCAACCCCAGTATAGCCCTAAACCCAACACCACTTGCACTTAACTTAAGTAGCTGCGGTGCCCTAGGCTCAAGGGCTGAGGCAACTACCGTTGATAGGCTTTTAGAATCGATGAACATTCCGAAGGAACCCAATACCACTCCACCAGCCGATTCATTGAGCTTAATGAAGATTGGTTTAACCCAATTATAAGGCGTATACCCGAAGAATCTGTCTAAGAAAACCTGCGCATTGAACGATGCAGTATCTACATCATCCTCACCACCAACGCCCCTTTCTACACTTACCTTAAATAAAACGCTAGATATTACCACTGGTTCGTTTAAATAAGCCTTAACCACATATAACGCCTTTACTGATTGAGCCTCCCCATCAATTGCATATGAAGTGTATTTACCTAACTTATCCTCACCAGCGCTACGTATACCGCCAGCATATGTTAGGCCACCGCCCTTAACCATTGGCGATGACTTAAGCATTAATGCATCCCTGAGTATAAGCTCCCATGAGACTTCATCATCGAAAGCAACCAGCCTTAAATCACCCCACCTAGCCAGGTTAACCATTTGCAGCAAACTTCCCCTGGCTTTTAAACCAATTTAAACAGATCAAACTACAGAAGGTTAATTTAAGTGGACCCACTAAACTAAGCCTAATGATGGGGCTTGAACAGTTACCAGCTGTTCATAAAATCCAGGGTGTAACATTTCCTAAAGGCAATATATAGTATTTGACGCCTAGTAATTATTAGGTTTACTCTTTTTAACTATTGAAGCTAAGTAAAATAATATGCCATGTACGTTGTGTGAATACATGTTAATAAATGCGTGTGAACCTAAACTACTATGAAGAAGATATCTCATGCGATATTGGTAGCGGCAATGGCTATAGCTATGGCTGTTGCTACAGTATCTCTTGCAGAGGGTTACACGATAACGCAGGCGGTATCTTCAACGCTTCTTTACGTTCCTGGTGCACCGAACTGGAACCTATTCGTATCCCACACGGTCGGCAATGACATAGGCGCATACGATACCTACGTGCCCCTAGCCTACTATAACCCTATAACTGGACAATTCTTCCCAGCCCTGGCTGAGAATTGGACGATTAGGGTTTTGCCTAATGGTTCTGGTGTTTTGACTGTTTATCTTAGGCGTGGCTTGTATTGGTTTAATGGTTCAGCAACAATACCCTTCACCGCATGGGACGTTTACGCAGAATTCTACATCGGCGTTAAGGGCTTTGGATGGTTTTACCCATTCATGCAGTTTCAATATGCTGACGAGGACATTAGAGTAATCAACAACTACACAATACAATTCCTATTCCAACAATGGTCACCAACAGAATGGATTTACCTACTCACATACCACATGTTCACACCTTACCCGGTTTGGAAGTGGGCTGTGGACGCTTTAAAGAATATTACGAATAGGGGTGAGGCGCTGGCCTTTGCACATAGGAATATTACAACCTTCGTGGCGCCTTACTGGAGCATAAGTCCATACTATGTCTCTAAGGTTGGCTCAAACTACATTACAATAACCCTAGTACCACCGGATCTATTCCAGAGGTGGGAGGAGGTTTATCCGCTCAATTCATTCACATATTACCCAACTGTTGTATCGCTATTCGTAGGTGGGAATACCCAGGCAATGACCACGATTATGTCTGGGCAGGCTCAATTCATCTACGTTTTCCTATCGCCCCAGCAGAATGCTGAACTTGAGAGTAAGGGTATTGACGTCTTCACAATATACTCATACGACATATACGGCATAACAATCAACCCTAGCTACTACCCCTGGAACATACCGCAGGTGAGGAGAATACTATACTATGTACTTAATACAACAGCTATGGCTGCGTCGTGGGGTTTGCAATCACTGTTACCTGCTAGCTATAATATCCCAGCAGCACAATATACCTTATCCACATTCCCGCAGACCATAGCAAATATGTTATTTACATATAAGTACAATACTACTGAGGCTGCGCAGATTCTTGAAAGCCTAGGTTTTTACCAGAAGAATGGGCAATGGTACACTCCAAATGGGACACCACTGCAATTAACGCTTCTAATGCCTGCAGGCTTCACAAATCAAATAGTTCCAGCATCCTTCGCAGCAGAGGAGCTTACGGCATTCGGCATACCGACTAAGACGGTTGCAATAGAGCATGATACACTTGTTGGGAAACTAATACCTAACGGTGAGTTCCAGGCCGTTGAGTGGTTTGGCCCCAAGGTGAATAGTTACATTACGGCCTGGACTCAGTGGCCCCACACATCCGTGTGGACATACTTTGTAGGCAACGTGTTTAATACATCCCTAGCCTGGCCCTTTGCATGGCCTAGGGTTGTTAATCATCAGCTTATCGGTTGGTACTGCCAGCCATTATCAACGAACCTACCGCCACCAATTAACAATACCTTAGTCTGG
Protein-coding sequences here:
- a CDS encoding ABC transporter substrate-binding protein; the protein is MKKISHAILVAAMAIAMAVATVSLAEGYTITQAVSSTLLYVPGAPNWNLFVSHTVGNDIGAYDTYVPLAYYNPITGQFFPALAENWTIRVLPNGSGVLTVYLRRGLYWFNGSATIPFTAWDVYAEFYIGVKGFGWFYPFMQFQYADEDIRVINNYTIQFLFQQWSPTEWIYLLTYHMFTPYPVWKWAVDALKNITNRGEALAFAHRNITTFVAPYWSISPYYVSKVGSNYITITLVPPDLFQRWEEVYPLNSFTYYPTVVSLFVGGNTQAMTTIMSGQAQFIYVFLSPQQNAELESKGIDVFTIYSYDIYGITINPSYYPWNIPQVRRILYYVLNTTAMAASWGLQSLLPASYNIPAAQYTLSTFPQTIANMLFTYKYNTTEAAQILESLGFYQKNGQWYTPNGTPLQLTLLMPAGFTNQIVPASFAAEELTAFGIPTKTVAIEHDTLVGKLIPNGEFQAVEWFGPKVNSYITAWTQWPHTSVWTYFVGNVFNTSLAWPFAWPRVVNHQLIGWYCQPLSTNLPPPINNTLVWCVNSTFGYINLSNVQTVIAAAAPGSPDYEKAIEAWIAWWEYYDPQFIWGAKLEPIQYNPNYFDFTWAYACLPHLIADLVVYPSAQQMIMGMSTTWLPDPFFFGGVAPPGFIPPIAQAIINGSLWSKYPQYAAFIGLPSPDPQLQACVASY